From Streptomyces durmitorensis, a single genomic window includes:
- the metK gene encoding methionine adenosyltransferase, producing MSRRLFTSESVTEGHPDKIADQISDTILDALLREDPKSRVAVETLITTGLVHVAGEVTTKAYAPIAQLVREKILEIGYDSSKKGFDGASCGVSVSIGSQSPDIAQGVDTAYEKRVEGDEDELDKQGAGDQGLMFGYACDETPELMPLPIHLAHRLSRRLSEVRKNGTIPYLRPDGKTQVTIEYDGDKAVRLDTVVVSSQHASDIDLDSLLAPDIREFVVEPELKALLEDGIKLETEGYRLLVNPTGRFEIGGPMGDAGLTGRKIIIDTYGGMARHGGGAFSGKDPSKVDRSAAYAMRWVAKNVVAAGLAARCEVQVAYAIGKAEPVGLFVETFGTATVDTDKIEAAIAEVFDLRPAAIIRDLDLLRPIYAQTAAYGHFGRAIADFTWERTDRVDALRKAAGL from the coding sequence GTGTCCCGCCGTCTCTTCACCTCGGAGTCTGTGACCGAGGGTCACCCCGACAAGATCGCTGACCAGATCAGCGACACCATTCTCGACGCCCTTCTGCGGGAGGACCCGAAATCCCGGGTCGCCGTGGAGACGTTGATCACCACCGGCCTGGTGCACGTGGCCGGCGAGGTGACGACCAAGGCGTACGCGCCGATCGCGCAGCTGGTGCGCGAGAAGATCCTCGAGATCGGTTACGACTCCTCGAAGAAGGGCTTCGACGGCGCCTCCTGTGGCGTCTCGGTGTCCATCGGCTCGCAGTCCCCCGACATCGCGCAGGGCGTCGACACGGCGTACGAGAAGCGCGTGGAAGGTGATGAGGACGAGCTCGACAAGCAGGGCGCGGGCGACCAGGGCCTGATGTTCGGCTACGCCTGCGACGAGACGCCGGAGCTGATGCCGCTCCCGATCCACCTCGCGCACCGTCTCTCGCGCCGCCTGTCCGAGGTCCGCAAGAACGGGACCATCCCGTACCTGCGCCCCGACGGCAAGACCCAGGTCACCATCGAGTACGACGGCGACAAGGCCGTCCGCCTCGACACGGTCGTGGTCTCCTCGCAGCACGCCTCCGACATCGACCTGGACTCGCTCCTCGCCCCCGACATCCGGGAGTTCGTGGTCGAGCCCGAGCTGAAGGCGCTCCTCGAGGACGGCATCAAGCTGGAGACCGAGGGCTACCGCCTCCTGGTCAACCCGACCGGCCGCTTCGAGATCGGCGGCCCGATGGGCGACGCCGGCCTCACCGGCCGCAAGATCATCATCGACACGTACGGCGGCATGGCCCGCCACGGCGGCGGCGCCTTCTCCGGCAAGGACCCGTCCAAGGTCGACCGCAGCGCCGCCTACGCGATGCGCTGGGTCGCCAAGAACGTCGTCGCCGCAGGCCTCGCGGCCCGCTGCGAGGTCCAGGTCGCGTACGCGATCGGCAAGGCCGAGCCGGTGGGCCTGTTCGTGGAGACGTTCGGCACGGCCACGGTCGACACCGACAAGATCGAGGCCGCCATCGCCGAGGTCTTCGACCTGCGCCCGGCCGCGATCATCCGCGACCTCGACCTGCTCCGCCCGATCTACGCGCAGACCGCCGCGTACGGCCACTTCGGCCGGGCGATTGCCGACTTCACGTGGGAGCGGACGGATCGTGTGGATGCGTTGCGGAAGGCTGCGGGGCTGTAA